One Carassius gibelio isolate Cgi1373 ecotype wild population from Czech Republic chromosome A20, carGib1.2-hapl.c, whole genome shotgun sequence DNA segment encodes these proteins:
- the LOC127938265 gene encoding mitogen-activated protein kinase-binding protein 1 isoform X1, whose translation METFTIKSRIKSLLRSPSIKLRKRSGRFKHSLSSQVTLEKVLGITTAGNSGLTCDPCSGTVAYPAGCVVVLLNPAKNTQQHLLNSSRKSISALSFSSDGRYLVTGESGHLPAVCVWDVSEGSLVSELLEHKYGVSCVAFSPNGKYIVSVGSQHDMSVNLWAWKKSALIAVNKVSSKVTAVSFSEDGNHFVTAGNRHVRFWYLDPSHAHQQVCPVPLMGRSGLLGELQNNFFCDVACGRGLRSDSTFCVTASGLLCEFNAQRVLDRWVHLQTGSARSLAVTEDLIFCGGANGTVRVFGASDLRFISTLPRPHPLGVQLSAATQPRHLVSRTPDACYPDSVAVTFDPVTRWLSCVYNDHSLYVWDTRDLHKVGKVHSALYHSSCVWDLQMFPSKSDGSKPTFGSSDAFLSCSSDGSVRLWSSDGVHGRNVLSNDLHHIFYMEDSTAALLDVEGTDIAGSEKAEGWSGDGRSGIRTICVSPDGRHLASGDRKGTLRIHDLTSMKELVKAEVHDSEILCLEYSKPPSGVNLLATASRDRLIHVLDAEEDYSLLQTLDEHSSSITSVRFAAGGDGTLRIVSCGADKSVYIRTAHRTERGAEFKRTHHVVRKATPNDMDVDPSCKYAAVGCQDRSIRVISISSGKQKRSFSGSPTEDGGLLKVQIDPSGLFVASSCSDKNINLIDFQTGESLATVFGHSENITALRFSSDCRRLLSSSADSCIFVWRLAPELTINMRERLSAIRHRDRTSSFRSNPFRRSSVHRSTSIMSWPSKNDQEEEEEEEMKTAEETGASDETQLKEASVDSSVACRPRRRWSSRVGSLELMVKSMLELRQLDSLSEAPVQSRSSTDRPRDEERGSTSSLQDWSLRRPRDSAWLVPVGAPEPEGVVLYPDYGPSSSSLPGPSYRRQALSESVEHEERAEAQSPISGASMGYGSGGSSPDHRHQDVEALGSDDESCDGNTRLICESESVPHQEVRRRSDMLTDGNHAGSRLSAEGSISACLHIQKSSSRMDSVFPHQTLRSSAAVKPTVSGVRPLMEDTGEPDRPEQRSHPYLSRVSCPGLLKSASAHSLSADPGRSLSPSRLRREARPVLLKLSLEKVVPHPPSSPHPWDSPSQSRVLRSYMSPTTSSMAKTSRSASVGDSLHVGSSCESLAPASSSSSFLTNSPKALPLRAVRPRMSQRQSCPTTSASSQSLLSDPSCSSSSSSSSSSTDPQQTARPRAMEKADAPDEDVPVGLEICRRAAADLCSSVRTATRLYRTLISHDAERSVERQQMRQLMSDTLIHVRSELDSVSGVIRMEEGKETLALLEQYSQLLLRSVERRLVQDE comes from the exons GAAGAGCATCAGCGCGTTGTCGTTCTCGTCAGACGGCCGGTATCTGGTCActggagag agcggTCATCTGCCGGCGGTGTGTGTGTGGGACGTGAGCGAGGGCTCGCTGGTCTCTGAGCTGCTGGAGCACAAGTATGGCGTGTCCTGCGTGGCCTTCTCTCCCAACGGCAAATACATCGTGAGCGTGGGGTCACAGCACGACATGAGCGTCAACCTGTGGGCCTGGAAG AAGAGCGCTCTTATAGCAGTCAATAAGGTGTCCAGTAAGGTGACGGCCGTGTCCTTCTCCGAGGACGGGAATCATTTCGTCACGGCGGGGAACCGACACGTCCGCTTCTGGTATCTGGATCCGTCTCACGCTCATCAG CAGGTGTGTCCCGTGCCGCTGATGGGCCGCTCGGGGCTCCTCGGGGAGCTGCAGAATAACTTCTTCTGTGACGTGGCGTGTGGACGAGGCCTGAGGTCCGACAGCACCTTCTGTGTGACGGCGTCGGGGCTGCTGTGTGAGTTCAACGCTCAGAGGGTTCTGGACCGCTGGGTGCACCTGCAG ACGGGTTCGGCGCGCTCGCTGGCGGTGACGGAGGACCTGATCTTCTGCGGCGGTGCGAACGGGACGGTGCGTGTGTTCGGGGCGTCTGACCTGCGCTTCATCAGCACACTGCCCCGTCCACATCCTCTGGGCGTCCAGCTGTCCGCCGCCACACAGCCCCG GCATCTGGTCAGCAGAACACCGGACGCCTGTTACCCGGACTCGGTGGCGGTGACCTTTGACCCCGTGACCCGCTGGCTGTCCTGTGTGTATAATGACCACAGTTTATATGTGTGGGACACGAGAGACCTGCACAAAGTGGGCAAAGTTCACTCGGCGCTTTATCACTCGTCCTGCGTTTGGGATCTCCAG ATGTTTCCCAGTAAGAGCGACGGGTCCAAGCCCACGTTTGGCTCGTCTGATGCGTTCCTCTCGTGTTCGTCTGATGGTTCTGTGCGTCTCTGGAGTTCAGACGGCGTTCACGGCCGTAACGTCCTGAGTAAC GATCTTCATCACATCTTCTACATGGAGGACAGCACCGCCGCCCTGCTGGACGTGGAGGGAACTGACATCGCTGGCTCAGAGAAAGCCGAGGGATGGAGTGGTGATGGCAGGAGCGGGATCAGAACCATCTGTGTCAGTCCGGACGGGAGACACCTAGCATCCGGAGACAGAAAGGGCACACTCAG GATTCATGATCTGACGAGTATGAAGGAGCTGGTGAAGGCTGAGGTCCATGACTCTGAGATCTTATGTCTGGAATACTCCAAACCTccgtcag GTGTGAATCTGCTGGCCACTGCGAGTCGAGATCGTCTGATCCATGTGCTGGACGCTGAGGAAGACTACAGTCTGCTGCAGACTCTGGACGAGCACTCGTCCTCCATCACGTCTGTCCGCTTCGCTG CCGGCGGTGACGGGACTCTGCGGATCGTCAGCTGTGGAGCAGATAAGAGTGTTTACATCCGCACTGCTCACAGA ACGGAGCGAGGAGCTGAATTCAAGCGGACTCATCATGTGGTTCGGAAGGCGACTCCTAATGACATGGATGTGGATCCCAGCTGCAAGTACGCGGCCGTGGGCTGTCAGGACCGCAGCATCCG AGTGATCAGCATCAGCAGCGGCAAACAGAAGAGATCCTTCAGTGGCTCTCCGACTGAAGACGGCGGTTTGCTGAAG GTTCAGATTGATCCGTCGGGTCTGTTTGTGGCGTCCAGCTGCTCAGATAAGAACATCAATCTGATTGACTTCCAGACCGGAGAGAGCCTGGCCACCGTGTTCGGACACTCTG AGAACATCACGGCTCTGAGGTTCAGCAGTGACTGCAGGCGTCTGCTCTCGTCTTCAGCTGACAG CTGTATATTTGTGTGGCGACTCGCTCCTGAACTCACTATCAATATGAGAGAGAGACTGTCTGCGATCAGACACCGTGACCGGACGTCCAGCTTCAGGAGCAATCCCTTCAG ACGTTCTTCTGTGCACAGATCCACATCCATCATGAGCTGGCCATCTAAGAACGaccaggaagaagaggaagaggaagagatgaaGACCGCTGAAGAGACGG GTGCATCTGATGAAACACAGCTGAAG GAGGCGTCTGTAGACTCGAGTGTGGCGTGCCGTCCTCGCAGGCGCTGGTCCAGTCGTGTGGGATCGCTGGAGCTCATGGTGAAGTCCATGCTGGAGCTGCGGCAGCTCGATTCACTCTCTGAAGCTCCAGtccagagcagaagcagcactgACCGACCGCGGGACGAGGAGCGAGGCAGCACCTCCAGCCTGCAG GACTGGAGTCTCCGGCGTCCTCGTGACTCGGCCTGGCTGGTTCCCGTCGGTGCTCCAGAACCCGAGGGTGTGGTTCTGTACCCAGATTACGGTCCCAGCTCCAGCAGCCTGCCTGGGCCGTCCTACCGGAGACAGGCTCTGTCTGAGAGCGTCGAGCACGAGGAGAGAGCAGAAGCTCAGAGTCCCATCAGTGGAGCCTCCATGGGCTACGGCAGCGGAGGATCCAGTCCAGACCACCGACACCAGG ATGTGGAGGCGCTGGGCTCTGATGATGAATCCTGTGACGGTAACACACGACTGATCTGTGAATCTGAGAGTGTTCCACATCAGGAGGTCAGGAGACGCTCCGACATGCTGACGGACGGCAATCATGCAG GGTCTCGGTTGAGCGCTGAAGGAAGCATCTCAGCATGTTTGCACATCCAGAAGTCCTCTAGCAG GATGGACTCGGTGTTTCCTCATCAGACTCTCAGATCCAGTGCGGCAGTGAAGCCCACGGTCAGCGGCGTCAGGCCCCTGATGGAGGACACAGGAGAGCCCGATCGTCCAGAGCAGAGGAGCCACCCGTACCTGAGCCGTGTCTCCTGCCCTGGACTCCTGAAATCTGCTTCAGCACACAGTCTGAGCGCCGACC CAGGAAGGTCCCTGTCTCCGTCCCGTCTGCGGCGAGAGGCGCGTCCCGTCCTTCTGAAGCTCAGTTTGGAGAAGGTCGTCCCTCATCCCCCGTCCTCTCCTCATCCGTGGGACAGTCCGTCCCAGAGCCGTGTCCTGCGCTCCTACATGAGCCCCACCACCAGCTCCATGGCCAAAACCAGCCGCTCGGCGTCCGTCGGGGACAGTCTGCATGTGGGCAGCTCCTGCGAGAGTCTGGCCCCTGCGTCGAGCAGCTCGTCCTTCCTCACTAACTCTCCCAAAGCGCTTCCGTTGAGAGCCGTCAGACCCCGCATGAGTCAGCGCCAGAGCTGCCCGACCACATCGGCTTCATCTCAGAGCCTTCTGTCTGACCCGAGCTgctcttcatcatcctcctcctcctcctccagcacAGACCCCCAGCAGACGGCTCGTCCTCGAGCGATGGAGAAGGCTGACGCTCCTGATGAAG atgttccgGTCGGTCTGGAGATCTGCAGACGGGCCGCAGCTGACCTGTGCAGCAGCGTGAGGACGGCGACGCGGCTCTACAGGACG CTGATCTCCCATGATGCCGAGCGCAGTGTGGAGCGGCAGCAGATGCGTCAGCTGATGTCAGACACGCTGATTCACGTGCGATCGGAGCTGGATTCAGTGTCCGGAGTCATTCGGATGGAGGAGGGCAAGGAGACGCTCGCCTTACTGGAGCAATACTCACAACTGCTGCTGCGCTCGGTGGAGAGGAGACTCGTTCAGGACgagtag
- the LOC127938265 gene encoding mitogen-activated protein kinase-binding protein 1 isoform X3 yields the protein METFTIKSRIKSLLRSPSIKLRKRSGRFKHSLSSQVTLEKVLGITTAGNSGLTCDPCSGTVAYPAGCVVVLLNPAKNTQQHLLNSSRKSISALSFSSDGRYLVTGESGHLPAVCVWDVSEGSLVSELLEHKYGVSCVAFSPNGKYIVSVGSQHDMSVNLWAWKKSALIAVNKVSSKVTAVSFSEDGNHFVTAGNRHVRFWYLDPSHAHQVCPVPLMGRSGLLGELQNNFFCDVACGRGLRSDSTFCVTASGLLCEFNAQRVLDRWVHLQTGSARSLAVTEDLIFCGGANGTVRVFGASDLRFISTLPRPHPLGVQLSAATQPRHLVSRTPDACYPDSVAVTFDPVTRWLSCVYNDHSLYVWDTRDLHKVGKVHSALYHSSCVWDLQMFPSKSDGSKPTFGSSDAFLSCSSDGSVRLWSSDGVHGRNVLSNDLHHIFYMEDSTAALLDVEGTDIAGSEKAEGWSGDGRSGIRTICVSPDGRHLASGDRKGTLRIHDLTSMKELVKAEVHDSEILCLEYSKPPSGVNLLATASRDRLIHVLDAEEDYSLLQTLDEHSSSITSVRFAAGGDGTLRIVSCGADKSVYIRTAHRTERGAEFKRTHHVVRKATPNDMDVDPSCKYAAVGCQDRSIRVISISSGKQKRSFSGSPTEDGGLLKVQIDPSGLFVASSCSDKNINLIDFQTGESLATVFGHSENITALRFSSDCRRLLSSSADSCIFVWRLAPELTINMRERLSAIRHRDRTSSFRSNPFRRSSVHRSTSIMSWPSKNDQEEEEEEEMKTAEETGASDETQLKEASVDSSVACRPRRRWSSRVGSLELMVKSMLELRQLDSLSEAPVQSRSSTDRPRDEERGSTSSLQDWSLRRPRDSAWLVPVGAPEPEGVVLYPDYGPSSSSLPGPSYRRQALSESVEHEERAEAQSPISGASMGYGSGGSSPDHRHQDVEALGSDDESCDGNTRLICESESVPHQEVRRRSDMLTDGNHAGSRLSAEGSISACLHIQKSSSRMDSVFPHQTLRSSAAVKPTVSGVRPLMEDTGEPDRPEQRSHPYLSRVSCPGLLKSASAHSLSADPGRSLSPSRLRREARPVLLKLSLEKVVPHPPSSPHPWDSPSQSRVLRSYMSPTTSSMAKTSRSASVGDSLHVGSSCESLAPASSSSSFLTNSPKALPLRAVRPRMSQRQSCPTTSASSQSLLSDPSCSSSSSSSSSSTDPQQTARPRAMEKADAPDEDVPVGLEICRRAAADLCSSVRTATRLYRTLISHDAERSVERQQMRQLMSDTLIHVRSELDSVSGVIRMEEGKETLALLEQYSQLLLRSVERRLVQDE from the exons GAAGAGCATCAGCGCGTTGTCGTTCTCGTCAGACGGCCGGTATCTGGTCActggagag agcggTCATCTGCCGGCGGTGTGTGTGTGGGACGTGAGCGAGGGCTCGCTGGTCTCTGAGCTGCTGGAGCACAAGTATGGCGTGTCCTGCGTGGCCTTCTCTCCCAACGGCAAATACATCGTGAGCGTGGGGTCACAGCACGACATGAGCGTCAACCTGTGGGCCTGGAAG AAGAGCGCTCTTATAGCAGTCAATAAGGTGTCCAGTAAGGTGACGGCCGTGTCCTTCTCCGAGGACGGGAATCATTTCGTCACGGCGGGGAACCGACACGTCCGCTTCTGGTATCTGGATCCGTCTCACGCTCATCAG GTGTGTCCCGTGCCGCTGATGGGCCGCTCGGGGCTCCTCGGGGAGCTGCAGAATAACTTCTTCTGTGACGTGGCGTGTGGACGAGGCCTGAGGTCCGACAGCACCTTCTGTGTGACGGCGTCGGGGCTGCTGTGTGAGTTCAACGCTCAGAGGGTTCTGGACCGCTGGGTGCACCTGCAG ACGGGTTCGGCGCGCTCGCTGGCGGTGACGGAGGACCTGATCTTCTGCGGCGGTGCGAACGGGACGGTGCGTGTGTTCGGGGCGTCTGACCTGCGCTTCATCAGCACACTGCCCCGTCCACATCCTCTGGGCGTCCAGCTGTCCGCCGCCACACAGCCCCG GCATCTGGTCAGCAGAACACCGGACGCCTGTTACCCGGACTCGGTGGCGGTGACCTTTGACCCCGTGACCCGCTGGCTGTCCTGTGTGTATAATGACCACAGTTTATATGTGTGGGACACGAGAGACCTGCACAAAGTGGGCAAAGTTCACTCGGCGCTTTATCACTCGTCCTGCGTTTGGGATCTCCAG ATGTTTCCCAGTAAGAGCGACGGGTCCAAGCCCACGTTTGGCTCGTCTGATGCGTTCCTCTCGTGTTCGTCTGATGGTTCTGTGCGTCTCTGGAGTTCAGACGGCGTTCACGGCCGTAACGTCCTGAGTAAC GATCTTCATCACATCTTCTACATGGAGGACAGCACCGCCGCCCTGCTGGACGTGGAGGGAACTGACATCGCTGGCTCAGAGAAAGCCGAGGGATGGAGTGGTGATGGCAGGAGCGGGATCAGAACCATCTGTGTCAGTCCGGACGGGAGACACCTAGCATCCGGAGACAGAAAGGGCACACTCAG GATTCATGATCTGACGAGTATGAAGGAGCTGGTGAAGGCTGAGGTCCATGACTCTGAGATCTTATGTCTGGAATACTCCAAACCTccgtcag GTGTGAATCTGCTGGCCACTGCGAGTCGAGATCGTCTGATCCATGTGCTGGACGCTGAGGAAGACTACAGTCTGCTGCAGACTCTGGACGAGCACTCGTCCTCCATCACGTCTGTCCGCTTCGCTG CCGGCGGTGACGGGACTCTGCGGATCGTCAGCTGTGGAGCAGATAAGAGTGTTTACATCCGCACTGCTCACAGA ACGGAGCGAGGAGCTGAATTCAAGCGGACTCATCATGTGGTTCGGAAGGCGACTCCTAATGACATGGATGTGGATCCCAGCTGCAAGTACGCGGCCGTGGGCTGTCAGGACCGCAGCATCCG AGTGATCAGCATCAGCAGCGGCAAACAGAAGAGATCCTTCAGTGGCTCTCCGACTGAAGACGGCGGTTTGCTGAAG GTTCAGATTGATCCGTCGGGTCTGTTTGTGGCGTCCAGCTGCTCAGATAAGAACATCAATCTGATTGACTTCCAGACCGGAGAGAGCCTGGCCACCGTGTTCGGACACTCTG AGAACATCACGGCTCTGAGGTTCAGCAGTGACTGCAGGCGTCTGCTCTCGTCTTCAGCTGACAG CTGTATATTTGTGTGGCGACTCGCTCCTGAACTCACTATCAATATGAGAGAGAGACTGTCTGCGATCAGACACCGTGACCGGACGTCCAGCTTCAGGAGCAATCCCTTCAG ACGTTCTTCTGTGCACAGATCCACATCCATCATGAGCTGGCCATCTAAGAACGaccaggaagaagaggaagaggaagagatgaaGACCGCTGAAGAGACGG GTGCATCTGATGAAACACAGCTGAAG GAGGCGTCTGTAGACTCGAGTGTGGCGTGCCGTCCTCGCAGGCGCTGGTCCAGTCGTGTGGGATCGCTGGAGCTCATGGTGAAGTCCATGCTGGAGCTGCGGCAGCTCGATTCACTCTCTGAAGCTCCAGtccagagcagaagcagcactgACCGACCGCGGGACGAGGAGCGAGGCAGCACCTCCAGCCTGCAG GACTGGAGTCTCCGGCGTCCTCGTGACTCGGCCTGGCTGGTTCCCGTCGGTGCTCCAGAACCCGAGGGTGTGGTTCTGTACCCAGATTACGGTCCCAGCTCCAGCAGCCTGCCTGGGCCGTCCTACCGGAGACAGGCTCTGTCTGAGAGCGTCGAGCACGAGGAGAGAGCAGAAGCTCAGAGTCCCATCAGTGGAGCCTCCATGGGCTACGGCAGCGGAGGATCCAGTCCAGACCACCGACACCAGG ATGTGGAGGCGCTGGGCTCTGATGATGAATCCTGTGACGGTAACACACGACTGATCTGTGAATCTGAGAGTGTTCCACATCAGGAGGTCAGGAGACGCTCCGACATGCTGACGGACGGCAATCATGCAG GGTCTCGGTTGAGCGCTGAAGGAAGCATCTCAGCATGTTTGCACATCCAGAAGTCCTCTAGCAG GATGGACTCGGTGTTTCCTCATCAGACTCTCAGATCCAGTGCGGCAGTGAAGCCCACGGTCAGCGGCGTCAGGCCCCTGATGGAGGACACAGGAGAGCCCGATCGTCCAGAGCAGAGGAGCCACCCGTACCTGAGCCGTGTCTCCTGCCCTGGACTCCTGAAATCTGCTTCAGCACACAGTCTGAGCGCCGACC CAGGAAGGTCCCTGTCTCCGTCCCGTCTGCGGCGAGAGGCGCGTCCCGTCCTTCTGAAGCTCAGTTTGGAGAAGGTCGTCCCTCATCCCCCGTCCTCTCCTCATCCGTGGGACAGTCCGTCCCAGAGCCGTGTCCTGCGCTCCTACATGAGCCCCACCACCAGCTCCATGGCCAAAACCAGCCGCTCGGCGTCCGTCGGGGACAGTCTGCATGTGGGCAGCTCCTGCGAGAGTCTGGCCCCTGCGTCGAGCAGCTCGTCCTTCCTCACTAACTCTCCCAAAGCGCTTCCGTTGAGAGCCGTCAGACCCCGCATGAGTCAGCGCCAGAGCTGCCCGACCACATCGGCTTCATCTCAGAGCCTTCTGTCTGACCCGAGCTgctcttcatcatcctcctcctcctcctccagcacAGACCCCCAGCAGACGGCTCGTCCTCGAGCGATGGAGAAGGCTGACGCTCCTGATGAAG atgttccgGTCGGTCTGGAGATCTGCAGACGGGCCGCAGCTGACCTGTGCAGCAGCGTGAGGACGGCGACGCGGCTCTACAGGACG CTGATCTCCCATGATGCCGAGCGCAGTGTGGAGCGGCAGCAGATGCGTCAGCTGATGTCAGACACGCTGATTCACGTGCGATCGGAGCTGGATTCAGTGTCCGGAGTCATTCGGATGGAGGAGGGCAAGGAGACGCTCGCCTTACTGGAGCAATACTCACAACTGCTGCTGCGCTCGGTGGAGAGGAGACTCGTTCAGGACgagtag